In the bacterium genome, TAAAGTTATAGAAAATATTTTAGAAAAACACTCTAATAATCTTTTGAATAAGTTTTGTGTTTTTAAAGATGGGAAATTGAGAATTAGAAAATAAGAGGGAAAACTGCGCGAACCATTAAAACAAGGAGGGGAAACAATGGCAAAGAAAAAAGCAGAAGCAAAGCTCTATTCATTAAGGATAGGCAAGAAAGAAGACAATGTATTTAAGGGTAAAGGAGCAAGACAGGCTGCTTTAAAGGCTGCTTCCAGGGGATTGAAAGACAGCGATGGTCTGATCAAGCTCAGAGAACATGGGCAGAAGAAA is a window encoding:
- a CDS encoding non-histone chromosomal MC1 family protein, producing MAKKKAEAKLYSLRIGKKEDNVFKGKGARQAALKAASRGLKDSDGLIKLREHGQKKDGKWRLHIFKGSVQKVAKPANAPDWMPDKINKPMVKKLRVEKLDKI